The nucleotide window GTCTCGCTCTACGGATCGCAAGTCGGTACGGTCACCACCGATGCAAGCGGGATGTATCGCTTCACGTGCCCTGCCCGAGGGACGTACCAGGTAAGAAACAGCACCTCGATCCATGCGACGGCTGGGTCTGGTGGAGCGTCGCAGACCGCCCTCGGGGACACCGCGATCACGATCGGGCTCTCCGCATCGGCGACCAGCTCAGAGGGCAACAACTTCACGCGCAGGCTACCGACGCTGCAGCCAATCCTGGAAGCGATCTGGCCCACGCGCAAGCCGGTGGCGGACACCAGCCTGACCCTTGAGATCACCGGCCAGAACTTCACGTCGTGCAGTCAGGTTCTTGTGGCTGATTCCGCGCGGGCAACGGAATTCGTGAGCTCTGTTCACCTGCGCGTGGCGCTGTCACCACATGACGTTGCCAACATTGGTACACGATTGGTGAAGGTGTACGCACCGGCACGTGGGTACAACACGCCCACCCAGCTTCTAACCATCACCAACGCGGCCGCGGTCACTGGCTCTGTGGTTCATTCGGCAGATGGCAGCGGGTGGGAGGATGTCGAGGTCGCCCTCATCCAAGCCGGCACCGTTATCCGGATGGACACAACCGGAGTCAGTGGAAGCTTCACATTCGACGACTTAACCGCCGGAACCTACGACGTGTGGATGGCTGGATGTGGGCTGTCGGTGGAATCACGGAGCTCTGGAGGGTTCACTGTCCAGACCACAACGCCTCGCGTGATCGGTGTCAGCCTCGCTGCGGGCGAGGAGTCTCAGTACAATATCTTCCGATGTGCAGCCTCGCAGCTGTCGCCCGACGGTCCTTCCCTTGTCTCAAGCTCGTCCCACGCCGCGCTCGCCGGCGGAACCAGCATGACGGTCCAGTTCAGTGGAACCGACTTCTGCGACTGCTCCTGGGCAGCGTTGGACGGACAGCTTATTCCGACGACGGTGGTCAGCTCGACCCAGCTGACCGCGAGCCTCCCGGCAGCACAGCTCGCAGCGAGCCCGGGGTACCACCTGCTGACGGTGCGCAACCCCCGCCCCGCAACGGGGCAGAGTGAGTCCCAGCCCTTCGCGATCATATTCGACAGCCTAACTGTGCCGGCCCTGGTGAGGCCCTGTCCGGGGGGCGACGGCGATACGCTCCTGGTCAACGCCCACGTGGACAGCCGGGTGGCTTCGCCCCCGGGCGGATTCCGGATCAAGGCGGTCCGCACAGGCACCATCTCAGAAACGACCCCCATGCGGTTCTGGGACCAGGAGGACACGCTGGGCGTGTCTCTCTCAGCCGCGTATTCGTCCACAGAGAGACGAGCGCGGGTGGTGAGTCGGCAGGCGTCCGGCTGCGGGGAATCGGTCTACAATCTCGTGCAAGGCACCGATACGATCGTGGCAGAAGGCATCCACATCAGGATGCACTCACCGGACCTGACGGCGGCGGCCTCGGATGCGGTGGATTCGGCCGACGCGAGCGTGGTGGGCGCCACCACCTCCCCGTGCAGCGGCCCGGGGTGCGCCGACTTCGACGGAGACGGACAGCGCTGCGCGAGCGACTCCCTCCTCTTTGCGTCTCACCTCGGGCATCATCGAGCCCGTGTCGTGACCGCGCCGAGTGGGGGGTCCTTCCAGCAGCGGGGAGCGGTCGCCGCAGCCTGGTCACCGGGCCACGGAGACCTCGAGAAGGTCTGGCTTCGGGTTCGCCGGAGCCAGAGCCCGGTCATGGGGGACACGACGATGATCGCGAGCGCCATCCCCGCCAGTGCCGGAAGCTTCACATGGCACGTGCCGGGTACATTCCCTGCCGCGACAGACTACAAGCTGGATGCGCTCTTTGGGTTCCCCAGCGAGCCCGGGGCACTCGGGATCGGACGAAGCGACACGACGTTTGCCATCAACGCGTGCGTGGCGGTGACCTCGCCCACGAGCGGAGGTGTATTGGCGACCGGGACCTGTACTTCGCTCACGTGGAGCGCGCCTGGCTGCGATACGACGGGGCTCAGGAGAATCGAGCTCTACTTGGGCCGCGCGAGCACGACCTCGATCCCGAATTGGCCCGAGGTGGTCGATGCCAGCATCGCAGGGACGGCGACGAGCAGGATATGGTGTCCGACGCCGTGCACTCCGGCCTTTGGGCAGGTGGGGCTGGTCTACCGGTTCTGGAACAGCGACTCACTGGTCTCCCTCAGCAGCGTCTTCAAGCTCGTACGGAGAAACCCCGCGAGCTTCCCGCTGCCGCTGACCGCCGCGAGCTGGGCTGCGGGTACGGAGAGCCTCGGCGTGTGGAACGCCGGGCCGAACGAGGTCGGGGCCACGAAGTGTCGCCTCTACATCGGCACGAGTTCCACCTCGGATCCGACGAGCTGGCCGATGCTGGTCAGGGACACGACAGCCATCGGCCTCTGCGACACGCTCTTTCACTGGACGCCACCGGAAAGCCTGGCCCAGGGTCACGCCCAGTTCATCCTTGTCTACTACCGGGATCCCGGGCTCACGGTCGTGGACACGCTCTTCGGCAATCCCTTCTGCATCCACAGCGGCCTCACGTCCTGCGGCGGTGGCGAAGGCGGTGGTGAAGGGGGCGGCGACCCCGGCTGCCCATACGTGGACACTCGCACCGACGCTGGCTGGGAGCTCGAGAACACGATCCTGGGTCGGTCCGTGAGCGGAGCTCTCTCGGGGGACATCCTCCGTCTGCGGGCGCCGGCCAGTGGGTCGGGAGGATACTACCAGCTGCGCATCCGGGAGAACGAGTCGGAGGAGACGGCTCTTGGCCTGGCGAAACTCGTGCTCCTGGACCACCCGGTGGGCACGAAGGCCTATCTGACCCCCGGGCGTGCGTTCCTGGGCTCGAAGGTGGCCGCCGTTTCGGTAATGAAACCCACAGGCGAGGACCTGACCGCCCGGGTAAACGGAAGTGGTTCAGGCTACCTCGGTCAGCCCGGGGACACGCTCCTGGTTGACCTCGGCGCCGCTGGAGTGCCCGAGAGGCTGGGCAAGGCCGAGGGCCGACAGGCGAATCGGCAGTCTGCCCTCACTGGCGGCGACGGCGGCTTCTTCACCATCAACGGGGCCATCAAGGGGAAGGTCCGAATCGTCAAGGGAGCCAGCCCCGCCTCGATCGATGGTGATCTGCTCGCTTCCGACGGGATCAAGATCGAGGCCCCGGACGGCCAAGGTGGCTGGCGCACGGCCGTCCGCGACTACCCGCGGGAAAACGCCGACGACTTCCTGGTCGACTCGCTGAGCCACGGGCACTTGCGGCTCATCTTCGTGGGTACGCACGGCGTGAGGTTCATCGGGAGGGTGGTGCCGCAGACGGACCTCTCGGCCCGCATCCTGAGCCCATCGAGCGCCAAGCACTCCCGCCTGGGTGACCAGTTGGGGGCGCTGGCCGGCGTGGACTCGGCCGCCACCACGCTTGTGAGCGGCGACACTCTCACACTCGGCTACCCGGCCCCGGCGCTCGGCACGGGGTTGGTCCGAGACTTCTTCCTCGTAACCCGCGGCGTCTACACGTCCGTGATCGGCTCGCTGCATCGGCGCCGGGGGCCGACCCTGGAGGCTCCGGTTCGCTTTGCCCTCGGCCAGAATCGTCCGAACCCCTTCAGCCGGACAACGGCTGTCCGCTTCGACGTGCCGCAGGCCAGCCGCGTCCGCATTGAGATCTTCGACGTCGCCGGGCGGCTGGTGAGACGACTCGTGGATGGCCGGTACCAGCCGGGCAACTGGCTGGCGAGCTGGGACCGCAGAACGGAGGATGGCGGCCTGGCTTCCACAGGAGTCTACTTCTACCGCATGCAGGCGGGTTCGTTCCGGGATCAGAAGAAGCTCATGATCCTACAGTAGCCTGGAACGACCGCAGGCAATTGCCGAAGACGGCCGCTCCCCGTAGTGGGGAGCGGCCGTCGCCGCGATACTCCGAAGACGCGTTGGATCTACCTCTCAGCAGCACCTTCGGCACGCCGCAGGGGGGTTGACGACTTCGCCCACCAGGTTCAACTCGAACGTGGTGCCCAGCGAGCGCTCCAGCGGCGAGAGTGAACCCTCCGGGCGCATCACAGTCATGCAGCTCTGGCCGGGGCGTCGGCACAACCCGTGAACACTCGCGTGCCTCGTCGTGGAAGCGCCCGGCCTTCTCCGTCCATCTCGTCCACGAATACGTACCAGGAGGAGAATGACGGCCACCCCCACCAGGAGAGCGGCCGTCCCTGACCCCTTGACAGTGTCGTTCCATATCTCACCAGCGAAACCTTCCGGGTGACCTACTGCCCGTCCAGCTCCACCCGGTAGAAGTACACCCTGGACGAGACATGGCGGCCGCTCGTGGCTCATGTGCTGGCGGGCGATGCCGTGGAGTTCCGCGTACATGGCCTGGAACAACTGCTCCCGGGCGGCATCGTCACCGCCGCGCGCGGCCTGCAGCAGCCGCGTGATGGCGTGCGTGGGGGGCGGAGCGGGGCATCGCGGCCTTCCGCCGGCTCGCCACGCGCCGGCGGGTCATGGTCTCCTGCGTCGTGGGGCCAAGCGGTTAGTACCGCGCCATCCCCGGGTCCACCGTCACCGCCCACACATCAATGCCGCCGCTCAGGTTCAGGGCGCTGGGAAAGCCCGCGTCGCGCAGGAACCGGACCGCCGCCGCGCTGCGCAGGCCGTGGTGACAGTAGACCACCACGGTGCGCGCCCGGTCGATCTCGGAGAGGCGCGACGGGAGCTGCTGCAGCGGGATGCAAAGCGCGCCGGGCAGCGTGCCGATGCGGTGCTCGAAGGGCTCGCGCACGTCCAGCAGCAGAAGATCCTCGTCCTGATCGAGCCGCTGCTGCAGCTCGCGGGGCGTGATCGAGGGGTCGTGGGCGTCGAGCGCGCCGGCGTGGTGAACTGCAGGGGCCGCGCCGGACGCCGCCGCGGCGAATCCCTCCAGCGCGCCTCCGCCCGTGCCACCGCAAAACGCGTCGTAGTCCACCAGCTCACGGATCGTAGGCTGCTCGCCACACACCGGGCAGAGCGGGTCCTTCGCCAGCTTCAGTTCCCGGAAGCCCACCGCCAGCGCGTCGTAAAGCAGCAACCGGCCCACCAGCGGCTCGCCGATGCCCAGCAGCCACTTCATCACCTCGGTGGCCTGCAGCAGGCCCACCGTGCCGGGCAGCACGCCCAGCACGCCGGCCTCGGCACAGCTGGGGACCAGGCCCGGGGGCGGCGGTTCGGGGTAGAGGCAGCGGTAGCATGGGCCGCCCGGGGCCGCGAACACGCTGACCTGGCCCTCGAAGCGGTGGACGCTCCCGTACACGTCGGGCTTGCCGAGCAGCACGCAGGCGTCGTTGACCAGGTAGCGCGTGGGGAAGTTGTCGCTGCCATCGGCCACCACGTCGTAGGGCGCGAGGATCTCCAGGGCGTTGGCGGAGGTGAGGCGCGTCTCGTGGGTCTCCACGCGCACGTGGGGGTTCGCGCGCAGGATGGCGCGGCTCGCGGACTCGGTCTTGGGCGAGCCCACGTCGGCGTCGCCGTGCAGCACCTGGCGGTGCAGGTTGGTTTCGTCCACGGCGTCGGAGTCCACCACTCCCAGCGTGCCCACGCCGGCGGCGGCCAGGTACAGCGCCAGCGGCGAGCCCAGCCCGCCGGCGCCCACCAGCAGCACGCGGGCGGCCTTGAGCCGGCGCTGGCCCTCCTCCGAGACCTCGGGGAGGATCAGGTGACGGCTGTAGCGGCGGGTCTCCCCGGGCAGCAGCGGCGGAAGCGTGGGGTCGGTGGACATGACCCCGGGATTTTATCATAGTATCGAAGGAAATCTCAGTGCCGCCTGGGCTCCACGGGCCGCTGCGCGGTTGCGCGCCGGCCGGGCGGTCGCAGATCCACCCAGGGAGAGTGCCCCGTGCCCATCCGGCGGGCCGACATCCAGCGCCAGTTCGCCTCCACCGCACCCGGCTACGCGGCCAGCGCGGTGCATGCGCACGGCGCCACGCTGCGGGACCTGCTGGAGCTGGCCGATGTCCAGGTGGGTGACTGGGTGCTGGATCTGGCCACCGGTACCGGGCACTCGGCGATGGCCATGCCCGGGGGCGCCAGCGCGGTGGTGGGCCTGGACCTGACGCTGTCCATGATGCGCGAGGGCCGCCGCATGGCCTCGGAGAGAGGCCTGGGGTACCTGCGCTTCGTGGCCGGCGACGCCGGGCAGCTGCCCTTCGCCGACGCCTCGTTCGAGCGCGTGGTGAGCCGCATCGCGCCGCACCACTTTCTGGACATCCGCGCCGCGCTGCGCGAGGCGGCCCGGGTGCTCACGCCGGGCGGGCGGCTGGCGGTGGTGGATAACGTGGCCCCGGGCCACCGGGAGACCGACGAGTACATTGACGCGCTGGAGCGGCTGCACGATCCCACCCACGTGCGCTGTTACTCCTCCGCGGAGTGGCGCGCGATGTGCGAGGGCGCCGGGTTGGAGGTGCTGGAGGTGCGCGATCCCATCTACGACGCCGTCCGCGGCCGATCCATGGGCGAGTGGGCCGCGCGCGCCCACTGTGACGCCTCGGTGGTGGGCCGGCTGCGCGACCTGATGGTGGACTCCCCGCCCCGCGTGCGCGAGGCCCTGCGCATCCGGGTGGAGCCCGACGACGTGTACTTCGACATGCCCCGCGTGGGCCTGGCCGCGCGGAAGAAGTGAACGGCCCGCGGGGGATGCCGCGCGCCATCCGTCCCGCCGCGGCGGCCCTTCGAGAACCCCGATCCTGGAGGAACCCCGATGCCCTACCCGTCCCGCGAAGAGGCCCTGGCGCTGCTGCACGAGTGGACCCAGGGCGAGAGCCTGCGCCGCCACGGCTACTGCGTGGAAGCCGCCATGCGCCACTACGCCGCGCAGCGCGGGGCGCCGGTGGACGAGTGGGGCGTGACCGGCCTGCTCCACGACTTCGACTACGAGAAGCACCCCGAGCTGCCCGATCACCCGTGCAAGGGCGCGGAAGTGCTGCGCTCGCGCGGCTATCCCGCGGAGATGGTGACCGCCATCCTGGGCCACGCCGGCCAGGCGCCGCGCGAGACCGACATGGCCCGGGTGCTGTACGCGGTGGACGAACTGTGCGGGTTCCTGACCGCCTGCGCCTACGTGCAGCCGTCGAAGAAGGTGGCGGACGTGAAGGTGTCCTCGGTGAAGAAGAAGTTCAAGGACAAGGCGTTCGCGCGGGCGGTGAACCGGGAGGAGATCTTCAGGGGCGCCGAGGAGCTGGGCGTGGAAATGGACGCGCACATCCAGGCGGTGCTCGAGGCGCTCTCGGCGAACGCCGGGGAACTGGGGCTTTGATGCCGGAGCCCGCCCTCGCGGACCCGCTCGGGTGGGCGCCGCGCGTCGAATCCCGCCGCGTGCGCCGCCGGGCCCTTCGCGCCGAATCCCGCCTCGTGCGCCGAGGGGCTCTTCGCGTCGAATCCCGCCCGCCGCGCTGCCGCGCCCTCAGGCCCCCAGCCGCTCCCGCAACGCCTTCGCCCGCTGGCGGCTGACCGGCACCTCGTCGCCCCCGCCCTTGAGCTCGATCCGCCAGGTGCCCGCGAACCCCGGGCGCAGCGCCGCGACGTGATCCAGGTTGACGATCGCGCCGCGGTGCACCCGCGTGAACCGCTTCGGGTCGAGCCGCCGCTCCAGCTGGTCCAGGGTGAAGTTCACGTAGTGCCGGCCGCACTCCGTGGCCGCGAACACCAGCTTGTCCTCCGCGCCGAACCACCGGATCGCGGCAGCAGCCAGGATCACCTGGCGCGTGGCCACCCGCACCGTGAACCGCTCCAGGCAGGTGTCGGCGGCGGGCCGGCGCAGCCCCTCCAGCAGCGCGGTGAGCCGGCGCTCCAGTTCCGCGGGCCGGCCCAGGTCGGCCCGGGCCCGCCGCAGCGCCTCCGCCAGGCGCTCCGCGCGAAACGGCTTCAGCAGGTAGTCCACGGCGTTCTCCTCGAACGCGCGAACCGCGTAGTGGTCGAACGCGGTGACGAACACCACCGCGGGGCGCACCCCCAGGGAGCGCAGCAGCTCGAACCCGTCGCCGCCGGGCATCTGGATGTCGAGGAGCATCACGTCGGGGCGCGTGGATTCCACCAGCGGACGGGCTTCCGCGGCGGATCCGGCCTCGCCGACGATCTCCACGCCGCCGGCCTCTCCCAGCATGCGCCGGGCGCGCGCGCGGGCCAGCGGC belongs to Candidatus Eisenbacteria bacterium and includes:
- a CDS encoding T9SS type A sorting domain-containing protein, with amino-acid sequence MCNTTQDSTLYFVRQNDATVSVVCLSGTWDNLTEHRLSVSCGATVSIAGGELFRAYNGIGEQVGQLQTLYSRNRCVTAAWPVLLEYATAGQRVGIRYARVQVAADLATATMVDSATYSDSLHDYIMPSCVADDSGNVYLGFDGVGPSNEYPSAYLTAKAAGWGRFAPAACVKRGTAWPGTPSNFRDYSGIALDPLAPEGSPSAAWFIGQWEGKTGSTPHMWNWIQAIALADTNGVITGRVMDDCDWSMATANDTAAAAGVALPVSLYGSQVGTVTTDASGMYRFTCPARGTYQVRNSTSIHATAGSGGASQTALGDTAITIGLSASATSSEGNNFTRRLPTLQPILEAIWPTRKPVADTSLTLEITGQNFTSCSQVLVADSARATEFVSSVHLRVALSPHDVANIGTRLVKVYAPARGYNTPTQLLTITNAAAVTGSVVHSADGSGWEDVEVALIQAGTVIRMDTTGVSGSFTFDDLTAGTYDVWMAGCGLSVESRSSGGFTVQTTTPRVIGVSLAAGEESQYNIFRCAASQLSPDGPSLVSSSSHAALAGGTSMTVQFSGTDFCDCSWAALDGQLIPTTVVSSTQLTASLPAAQLAASPGYHLLTVRNPRPATGQSESQPFAIIFDSLTVPALVRPCPGGDGDTLLVNAHVDSRVASPPGGFRIKAVRTGTISETTPMRFWDQEDTLGVSLSAAYSSTERRARVVSRQASGCGESVYNLVQGTDTIVAEGIHIRMHSPDLTAAASDAVDSADASVVGATTSPCSGPGCADFDGDGQRCASDSLLFASHLGHHRARVVTAPSGGSFQQRGAVAAAWSPGHGDLEKVWLRVRRSQSPVMGDTTMIASAIPASAGSFTWHVPGTFPAATDYKLDALFGFPSEPGALGIGRSDTTFAINACVAVTSPTSGGVLATGTCTSLTWSAPGCDTTGLRRIELYLGRASTTSIPNWPEVVDASIAGTATSRIWCPTPCTPAFGQVGLVYRFWNSDSLVSLSSVFKLVRRNPASFPLPLTAASWAAGTESLGVWNAGPNEVGATKCRLYIGTSSTSDPTSWPMLVRDTTAIGLCDTLFHWTPPESLAQGHAQFILVYYRDPGLTVVDTLFGNPFCIHSGLTSCGGGEGGGEGGGDPGCPYVDTRTDAGWELENTILGRSVSGALSGDILRLRAPASGSGGYYQLRIRENESEETALGLAKLVLLDHPVGTKAYLTPGRAFLGSKVAAVSVMKPTGEDLTARVNGSGSGYLGQPGDTLLVDLGAAGVPERLGKAEGRQANRQSALTGGDGGFFTINGAIKGKVRIVKGASPASIDGDLLASDGIKIEAPDGQGGWRTAVRDYPRENADDFLVDSLSHGHLRLIFVGTHGVRFIGRVVPQTDLSARILSPSSAKHSRLGDQLGALAGVDSAATTLVSGDTLTLGYPAPALGTGLVRDFFLVTRGVYTSVIGSLHRRRGPTLEAPVRFALGQNRPNPFSRTTAVRFDVPQASRVRIEIFDVAGRLVRRLVDGRYQPGNWLASWDRRTEDGGLASTGVYFYRMQAGSFRDQKKLMILQ
- a CDS encoding methyltransferase domain-containing protein, with translation MPIRRADIQRQFASTAPGYAASAVHAHGATLRDLLELADVQVGDWVLDLATGTGHSAMAMPGGASAVVGLDLTLSMMREGRRMASERGLGYLRFVAGDAGQLPFADASFERVVSRIAPHHFLDIRAALREAARVLTPGGRLAVVDNVAPGHRETDEYIDALERLHDPTHVRCYSSAEWRAMCEGAGLEVLEVRDPIYDAVRGRSMGEWAARAHCDASVVGRLRDLMVDSPPRVREALRIRVEPDDVYFDMPRVGLAARKK
- a CDS encoding response regulator transcription factor; translation: MELAPLRVLIVDDEPLARARARRMLGEAGGVEIVGEAGSAAEARPLVESTRPDVMLLDIQMPGGDGFELLRSLGVRPAVVFVTAFDHYAVRAFEENAVDYLLKPFRAERLAEALRRARADLGRPAELERRLTALLEGLRRPAADTCLERFTVRVATRQVILAAAAIRWFGAEDKLVFAATECGRHYVNFTLDQLERRLDPKRFTRVHRGAIVNLDHVAALRPGFAGTWRIELKGGGDEVPVSRQRAKALRERLGA
- a CDS encoding HDIG domain-containing protein, with translation MPYPSREEALALLHEWTQGESLRRHGYCVEAAMRHYAAQRGAPVDEWGVTGLLHDFDYEKHPELPDHPCKGAEVLRSRGYPAEMVTAILGHAGQAPRETDMARVLYAVDELCGFLTACAYVQPSKKVADVKVSSVKKKFKDKAFARAVNREEIFRGAEELGVEMDAHIQAVLEALSANAGELGL
- the moeB gene encoding molybdopterin-synthase adenylyltransferase MoeB gives rise to the protein MSTDPTLPPLLPGETRRYSRHLILPEVSEEGQRRLKAARVLLVGAGGLGSPLALYLAAAGVGTLGVVDSDAVDETNLHRQVLHGDADVGSPKTESASRAILRANPHVRVETHETRLTSANALEILAPYDVVADGSDNFPTRYLVNDACVLLGKPDVYGSVHRFEGQVSVFAAPGGPCYRCLYPEPPPPGLVPSCAEAGVLGVLPGTVGLLQATEVMKWLLGIGEPLVGRLLLYDALAVGFRELKLAKDPLCPVCGEQPTIRELVDYDAFCGGTGGGALEGFAAAASGAAPAVHHAGALDAHDPSITPRELQQRLDQDEDLLLLDVREPFEHRIGTLPGALCIPLQQLPSRLSEIDRARTVVVYCHHGLRSAAAVRFLRDAGFPSALNLSGGIDVWAVTVDPGMARY